The genomic region CACCAAGGCAGGTGCAGGCGAAAAGGATGACCCGGCATTAGTGGCTAAACAGGGTTTTGAGGCATTGATGGCAGGTAAAGATGCCGTAATTGCAGGTTCCATCAAAACCAAGGTTCAGGGCAATGTCAGCAAGGTGTTACCGGATATCGTCAACGCCGAACAGCACCGCCAGCTAACCGAACCGGGTTCTGGTCGCAAGTAATTTTGGTGTAATCGAGGATTTATGCGAATTCATCATCTCAATTGCGGCTGTATGTGTCCGATTGGCGGTGCGCTGTTTGATGGTTTCAGTCGCGGTTTAAAAGCTCACTTAGTTTGTCAACTTTTATCGGCAGGAAATGGACTCGGAACCTCGCTGTACGCCCGGTATGCGTGCTTATCAATGGATGATGGAGGTAGACCGCAAGGCTCGGTTGTTCAATCAAGGGCGGCTACGAGCTTTATCGTGCGATCGTACTAAGGGGGTGCGTGTTTTTTGCAGTCACGACGCGGTTGAGTTGAAGATGTTTGCCGATCGAGAAGCTAAAAGAAAATTAAACACCAGCCACAAATGAGAGTCCTTTATTTCCTAATTGTAGAGACGTTTCCTAAAACGTCTCTACAACAATAATTTAATTATCGTAAATGGAAGCTTCTCGTCTTTCTTTAATCGGCCAATCCTCATTTTCACCACCGATAAAGATGCGTTCGATCGTGACGTATTCTTTGCTTAACTGTTTGAGAGAATTAATCAGAATATCGATCGCGATCGCATCAGCGGTTCCCAGATCGAACCAGCAACGCGCCCATTTGCCCAGATATTCAAACTCCCCCATATTGTGCATCAGCGCCATCAAACTATTGTCAGCTACATCTTGGTCGTAATCCATATAGCTGAGTTCCAAACCAGTATCCTGCACTTGCAGATTTTCCGCATTAAACCCCCCCAATTTCCCTAAGAAAAACCAAGAATCAAAAACTTCCTCCAAATATTGTTTTTCTGCATGAGAAGGAACCGTGGTAAATTCGATCCAAATCCACAAATCGAACTGATTATATTCGCGAAACTGTATCTGCATTCCAAACGACCGATTAATCTAAAGTTGGCAATTGACTTACTACTGGCCCCCAGTCACCGCCGCTTTGTTTGACCTGATTTCGCATCGCGCTGCAATTGCGTTCTTTGCTGTCGATGCTAACTTGATTGCGGCAATGTTCGCGGACAATTTGGGCAACTAAATCTTTGGGTAGTCGATCGGATTTTTCCAAAGCTTTTTGGAAATATTCCTTAGCTTGTTGGTTTCGATCTTGTCCAACCAAGATTTGCGCTTTCAAATATTGTAACTCTGGATTGTCGGGAGTTTCCTGCAAAGCGATATCCACATATTGTAGAGCTTTGTCATATTGTTTCAAATCGCGATAACCTACTGCCATTCCTCGGTTAGCTAAATAAGCTGGGGAAGCTTTCTTTAACCGTTCGATCGCCTGTTCGGGATTGGAAAAAGGTAAATTAACCGCAATTAACAAATCCATCCATCCTTTGAGCAAATTTAATTCCGGATCGTTGGGATCGATCTTTTCGGCTTCATCCAGTTTTCCATAAACTTCCTGCAATTTGCTCAAAGCTTTCGGCGCACCTTTCATAGTGCCATCTTCTCCCACGATAGCAGCCGCTTCTAGAGCGTGACTCACAGCAGCATAGAGGTTACCGCGTAAAGGATCGGTGGCGATCAACCGTTCGGCTGTTTCTAAAGTTTTGCTCGTGTAGGATTTTAAAGCATTTAATGCTTCTTTGTCCTTGTTTCCCTGCCAATCAGTGTAAGCTAAAGATGCCTTCATAGCATAAATTAAAGGCTCGTTAGGTTCTTGAGAAGTTGCTTGTGGCAAGTAACGTTCGGCGGCTTCTTTATAGTTTCCTTCTTTAAATAAAGCTTGAAAAGCCGCTTCCGTAGCATCCCCGATCGGTCTGGGGCTATTGGCGCGAAAGGGATCTCCAGCTAAGATGGGGTGAGCCCAAAGGCTGAATGCGATCGCGCTAACACCAGCCAAGCCCCACGCACTACGAGGCGCTAAGGCACTCATAATTTGTTTGGAAACAGAAAATAAATTTATCATCGCTTAAGGGTGTGAGTCCTCTTTCAAAAATGATGCCAAACGATCGGCTAGTCCGCTACTTTTGACGCCAGCGATGATTTACCCGTTCCATTGTGGATGGGGGGCAGGGGGCAGGGGAAAGGGAAAGGGAAAGGGAAAAGAAGGAAATATAGTTGAATTTTTACACTTCATCCTTCAGACTTCCATCCTTCAAACTTCGCAAGTCTGGCACAATAAAAACAGTATGGTACGTTTTTTTATTGAATGCTCTATCTCCGAAA from Leptolyngbyaceae cyanobacterium harbors:
- a CDS encoding DUF3531 family protein; amino-acid sequence: MQIQFREYNQFDLWIWIEFTTVPSHAEKQYLEEVFDSWFFLGKLGGFNAENLQVQDTGLELSYMDYDQDVADNSLMALMHNMGEFEYLGKWARCWFDLGTADAIAIDILINSLKQLSKEYVTIERIFIGGENEDWPIKERREASIYDN
- a CDS encoding Sll0314/Alr1548 family TPR repeat-containing protein, whose amino-acid sequence is MINLFSVSKQIMSALAPRSAWGLAGVSAIAFSLWAHPILAGDPFRANSPRPIGDATEAAFQALFKEGNYKEAAERYLPQATSQEPNEPLIYAMKASLAYTDWQGNKDKEALNALKSYTSKTLETAERLIATDPLRGNLYAAVSHALEAAAIVGEDGTMKGAPKALSKLQEVYGKLDEAEKIDPNDPELNLLKGWMDLLIAVNLPFSNPEQAIERLKKASPAYLANRGMAVGYRDLKQYDKALQYVDIALQETPDNPELQYLKAQILVGQDRNQQAKEYFQKALEKSDRLPKDLVAQIVREHCRNQVSIDSKERNCSAMRNQVKQSGGDWGPVVSQLPTLD